In the Rhizobium sp. CB3090 genome, one interval contains:
- a CDS encoding LysR family transcriptional regulator: protein MARNFDIALIRTFTAVADHGSMTVAANMLHMTQSAVSQQIKRLEDMFGCALFEREKRGLRLTDAGERLLGNARRLLILNDDIWADMTETTVEGSVRLGVPHDLVGTVLAPVLRSYAERHPQVEISLVCGSSPELMQALDNGAIDLGVIEEPLGTSKGECLTIDRLVWVGAKAGSAYRKNPLPISMVADTCAFRPSVFAALRDEGRRWRTVFENGNIEATTATVRTDLAITAWLASTVPADLDILGAGDGLPDLPIFSVSLYLSKSEATPPATELARHIREGLMRPRQVAAA, encoded by the coding sequence ATGGCTCGAAACTTCGATATCGCCCTCATCAGAACTTTTACCGCCGTTGCCGATCATGGCAGCATGACGGTTGCGGCCAATATGCTGCACATGACGCAGAGCGCCGTGAGCCAGCAGATCAAGCGACTGGAAGACATGTTCGGCTGTGCCTTGTTCGAACGGGAAAAGCGCGGATTGCGGCTGACGGATGCGGGCGAACGACTGCTCGGCAATGCCCGGCGGCTGTTGATCCTCAACGACGACATCTGGGCCGACATGACGGAAACCACTGTCGAAGGAAGCGTGCGGCTCGGCGTGCCCCATGATCTCGTCGGGACCGTTCTGGCGCCGGTGCTCAGATCTTATGCGGAACGTCATCCGCAAGTAGAGATTTCGCTGGTCTGCGGCTCATCGCCCGAGTTGATGCAGGCGCTCGACAATGGTGCGATCGATCTCGGCGTCATCGAGGAGCCCCTCGGCACCTCCAAGGGCGAATGCCTGACCATCGACCGGCTGGTTTGGGTCGGTGCAAAAGCGGGCAGCGCTTACCGAAAGAACCCGCTGCCGATTTCGATGGTGGCCGATACCTGCGCGTTCCGGCCATCGGTCTTCGCAGCACTGCGGGACGAAGGGCGCCGCTGGCGCACAGTCTTCGAGAACGGCAATATCGAGGCGACGACGGCAACGGTGCGCACCGACCTTGCGATCACCGCTTGGCTTGCCTCCACTGTCCCAGCCGATCTCGATATTCTCGGCGCGGGCGATGGTCTGCCGGATCTGCCGATCTTTTCCGTCAGCCTCTATTTGTCCAAAAGCGAAGCGACGCCGCCGGCAACGGAACTCGCTCGCCATATCCGCGAGGGACTGATGCGGCCACGACAGGTCGCAGCCGCTTGA
- a CDS encoding adenylate/guanylate cyclase domain-containing protein: MERRLTAILAVDIVGYSRLMGMDEAGTLAAVRQHRAEVLDPRITEHKGRIVKHTGDGMLVEFSSVVNAVACAAEIQRDMLTRNENAQQDRRIELRIGINLGDIIVEDGDIFGEGVNLAARLEAIAEPGGIAVSASVRDHVGSRLGVSFEDRGEHSLKNIAHSVRVYTVSLSAPTTSTVVALPARDGRKRLLAILPFVNMSDDQEQEYFSDGITEDLITDLSQISGLNVVARNTVFTYKGKSVKVKQIAQELGADFVLQGSVRKAAQRVRITGQLIDARNGAHLWAGRFDRDLTDIFTIQDEITHAIVDQLKIKLQPEEKKAIESEPTANIEAYTYYLRGRQFSHAWTRSYLLLARRMFLKAVELDPDYARAYAGIADCDSALRDWSPREFPLENIMAMSAKALKLDPDLAEAYASHGLALHQSGLNEEATAAFARALALQPNLYEANFHYGRFLFMHGRFEEAVHYFKRAATIRTDDYLSPVHLISAFRSLGKTKELEYWARIGIERAERAIDLNPENSGPAHRGAIALAHLGEAGRAREWATRALTIDPDDICAQYNVACAYAVLGDRDAALDLLERLLPLSSAYQVLWFSNDSDLDSLRDSPRFQKMFERFNVGHAPAEEKVSSEDEALC; this comes from the coding sequence TTGGAGCGCCGACTGACTGCCATTCTTGCCGTCGACATCGTGGGCTACAGCCGCTTGATGGGAATGGACGAGGCCGGCACGCTGGCAGCGGTCAGGCAGCATCGCGCCGAAGTTTTGGACCCAAGGATCACCGAGCATAAGGGGCGGATCGTCAAGCACACCGGCGACGGCATGCTGGTCGAATTTTCCAGCGTCGTGAATGCGGTTGCCTGCGCTGCCGAAATCCAGCGGGATATGTTGACGCGGAACGAAAACGCACAGCAGGACCGCCGAATCGAACTGCGTATCGGCATCAATCTCGGCGACATCATTGTCGAAGACGGCGATATCTTTGGTGAGGGCGTCAATCTGGCGGCCCGCCTCGAAGCCATTGCCGAGCCGGGCGGCATCGCCGTCTCTGCCTCGGTGCGCGATCATGTCGGTTCGCGTCTCGGCGTTTCCTTCGAGGATCGTGGCGAGCATTCTCTGAAGAACATCGCCCACAGCGTCCGCGTTTATACCGTTTCTCTCAGTGCGCCGACGACCTCGACCGTCGTCGCGCTGCCGGCGCGGGATGGCCGTAAGCGGCTGCTCGCTATCCTGCCTTTCGTCAATATGAGTGACGATCAGGAGCAGGAATATTTCTCCGACGGGATTACCGAGGATCTGATTACCGATCTCTCGCAGATCTCGGGCCTCAACGTCGTCGCCCGCAACACGGTTTTCACCTACAAGGGCAAGTCGGTGAAGGTGAAGCAGATCGCGCAGGAGCTCGGCGCGGACTTCGTTCTGCAGGGCAGCGTCCGCAAGGCCGCCCAGCGCGTGCGCATCACCGGTCAGCTTATCGACGCCCGCAACGGCGCGCATCTTTGGGCCGGCCGTTTCGATCGCGACCTGACCGATATTTTCACCATCCAGGATGAGATCACCCACGCGATCGTCGACCAACTGAAGATCAAGCTACAACCGGAGGAGAAAAAGGCGATCGAGAGCGAGCCGACCGCCAACATCGAAGCCTATACCTACTATCTTCGGGGCCGGCAGTTTTCGCATGCCTGGACGCGGTCTTACCTGCTGCTGGCGCGGCGAATGTTCCTGAAGGCTGTCGAGCTGGATCCGGATTACGCCCGCGCCTATGCAGGCATAGCCGATTGCGACTCGGCGTTGAGGGATTGGAGCCCGCGCGAGTTCCCCCTGGAAAACATCATGGCGATGAGCGCCAAGGCGCTGAAACTCGATCCGGATTTGGCCGAAGCCTACGCTTCGCATGGCTTGGCCTTGCATCAGAGTGGTTTGAACGAGGAAGCAACGGCCGCCTTCGCCCGGGCCTTAGCGCTGCAGCCGAACCTTTATGAAGCGAATTTCCACTACGGCCGCTTCCTGTTCATGCATGGCCGGTTCGAGGAGGCCGTGCACTATTTCAAACGCGCAGCGACCATCCGCACCGACGACTATCTGTCCCCCGTGCATCTCATCAGCGCCTTCCGCTCGCTCGGAAAGACGAAGGAGCTGGAGTATTGGGCAAGGATCGGCATCGAGCGTGCGGAACGAGCGATTGATCTCAACCCGGAAAATTCAGGCCCTGCCCATCGCGGCGCCATCGCCCTCGCCCACCTCGGCGAGGCTGGGCGAGCCAGGGAGTGGGCGACGCGCGCCCTCACGATCGATCCGGACGACATCTGCGCTCAATATAATGTTGCCTGCGCCTATGCCGTGCTCGGCGATCGTGATGCGGCGCTGGACCTGCTGGAGAGATTGCTGCCGCTGAGCTCTGCCTATCAGGTGCTCTGGTTCAGCAATGATTCCGATCTGGATTCGCTGCGTGACTCGCCGCGTTTCCAGAAAATGTTCGAGAGGTTCAACGTTGGGCATGCCCCGGCAGAGGAAAAGGTATCCAGCGAAGACGAAGCTCTGTGTTAG
- a CDS encoding adenylate/guanylate cyclase domain-containing protein, protein MRRPPLQTLIALVLTAVWGAGLGIAHLRGDIPFVDGAEATLTNLRNVIGGSRQPPDIVTIIAIDDEASRQAGHYPLPRATLAKVIDAIAALKPKAIGLDMLLVDPGAEADDAALAQSLRQTNAVLAVAGIFPESRQRVADDSKEPLARVPSALQFLEPQQRFAQAASYGVVNVQTDKTGTPRFVPMLFRSGERIEPSFSLRVVSAATGEPATVISDHIKLGDRVVHTDTGYLMPLSFYGPRGTIRTIGASAALTGQLPEDAIRNHIVVIGTTVTGGGDVFPTPFDPVLPGVEVISTSITHLMAGDGLVRDRSARLIDLGFAIGLPVVLVGLLAWRRNTIGLVMALCVILAWLSINISAFKYGIWLSAAVPIAAAMPPALLFGAAQLWLGRKQARHFAQQSELLQRIQAPGLAEHLARDPGFLAEPVRQEAAVVFIDLNGFTGLSEAIGPTAVRELLNGFYDLVDEEVTACGGAITSFMGDGAMILFGLPQPKGDDPANAACCCIRLADRMRGWFGTLPEAIASRIGFKLGAHFGTVVASRLGVHGRQQITATGDTVNVASRLMEVAARNHAEIAFSNDLLQSAGRDSEPYTEGKLDGPIEASLRGRTGSLAVWLWRSRA, encoded by the coding sequence ATGCGCAGACCACCGCTGCAGACGCTGATAGCGCTCGTCTTGACTGCCGTCTGGGGCGCTGGCCTCGGCATCGCCCATCTGCGGGGTGACATTCCTTTTGTCGACGGTGCCGAGGCGACGCTGACCAATCTCAGGAATGTGATCGGCGGCAGCCGGCAACCGCCTGACATCGTTACGATCATTGCCATCGATGATGAGGCGTCGCGTCAAGCCGGCCACTACCCGCTGCCTCGCGCCACCCTTGCCAAAGTCATCGATGCTATCGCCGCCTTGAAGCCGAAGGCGATCGGGCTCGACATGCTTTTGGTCGATCCCGGCGCGGAGGCCGATGATGCAGCGCTGGCTCAATCGCTGAGACAAACCAATGCGGTGCTGGCCGTCGCTGGTATCTTTCCCGAAAGTCGCCAGCGTGTCGCCGACGACAGCAAGGAGCCGCTTGCGCGTGTTCCGAGCGCCCTGCAATTCCTGGAGCCGCAGCAGCGATTTGCGCAGGCGGCGAGCTATGGCGTCGTCAATGTCCAGACCGACAAGACCGGGACGCCGCGTTTCGTGCCCATGCTGTTTCGCAGCGGCGAGCGGATCGAACCGTCCTTCTCGCTACGGGTCGTTTCCGCAGCGACCGGCGAGCCTGCGACCGTCATTTCCGACCACATCAAGCTCGGCGATCGGGTGGTGCATACCGATACCGGCTATCTCATGCCGCTCTCTTTCTATGGTCCGCGCGGCACCATCCGCACCATCGGCGCCAGCGCGGCCCTGACGGGGCAATTGCCGGAAGATGCGATCAGGAACCACATCGTCGTCATCGGCACGACCGTGACCGGGGGCGGCGATGTTTTTCCGACGCCATTCGATCCGGTTCTACCGGGCGTCGAGGTCATTTCGACATCGATCACGCATCTGATGGCCGGGGACGGGTTGGTCCGCGACCGCAGCGCGCGCCTCATTGATCTCGGCTTCGCCATAGGCCTGCCGGTCGTCCTCGTCGGGCTGCTCGCCTGGCGGCGCAACACCATAGGCCTCGTCATGGCGCTCTGCGTCATCCTTGCCTGGCTGTCCATCAACATCAGCGCCTTCAAGTACGGCATCTGGCTGAGTGCCGCCGTGCCTATCGCAGCCGCAATGCCGCCGGCCCTGCTGTTCGGGGCCGCGCAGCTCTGGCTCGGTCGTAAACAGGCCAGGCATTTCGCGCAGCAAAGCGAACTCCTGCAGCGCATTCAAGCGCCGGGCCTTGCCGAACATCTTGCCCGCGATCCCGGCTTCCTGGCGGAACCGGTGCGCCAGGAAGCGGCCGTGGTTTTCATCGATCTCAATGGCTTCACGGGTCTCAGCGAAGCGATCGGCCCAACGGCGGTGCGCGAACTGCTGAACGGTTTCTACGATCTCGTCGACGAGGAAGTGACGGCCTGCGGCGGTGCCATCACCAGCTTCATGGGCGATGGCGCCATGATCCTGTTCGGCCTGCCGCAGCCGAAGGGAGACGATCCCGCCAATGCGGCATGCTGCTGCATTCGTCTGGCCGATCGAATGAGAGGCTGGTTTGGAACGCTGCCGGAGGCCATCGCCTCTCGCATCGGCTTCAAGCTCGGCGCGCATTTCGGCACCGTTGTCGCCTCCAGGCTCGGCGTTCACGGCCGCCAACAGATCACGGCCACCGGCGACACCGTCAATGTCGCCAGCCGCCTTATGGAGGTAGCCGCCCGCAACCATGCCGAGATCGCGTTCAGCAACGACCTGCTGCAGTCGGCCGGTCGCGATAGCGAACCGTATACGGAAGGCAAGCTCGATGGCCCGATCGAAGCAAGTCTGCGTGGCCGCACCGGCTCTCTGGCTGTCTGGCTATGGCGCAGCCGAGCATGA
- a CDS encoding citrate synthase codes for MSWLTAEEALNLLGTKSQTLYANVSRGRVRAKPDPSDTRRSLYFTDDVKRLAARHAGRRKAEVVAADAIQWGDPVLPSALSTISHGRLFYRGQDAADLAEHATLEEIALLLWEMKRPLRLEGQGVQNRLPTLMAAFSALAERATTDLPSLGRSLPALQGDAESVFGTVADALAPGLSHLPLHQRLAEAWNRPDAGELIRRSLVLLADHELNASTFTARITASAGATLSAAALSGLSTLTGPLHGSAWQGVRSLMDRAAAIGAEEAVRSYLAEGRPLSAVGHPLYADGDARAEALLACFTLPPLFADVRKMAEELVGERVNVDFALTAMTSTYHLPQDAPLIIFALARTVGWLAHAMEQSVSGHLIRPRARYVGPPVE; via the coding sequence ATGAGCTGGCTGACGGCAGAGGAGGCACTGAACCTTCTGGGCACCAAATCACAGACACTTTATGCCAATGTCAGCCGTGGCCGCGTCCGTGCGAAGCCCGATCCGAGCGATACGCGGCGAAGCCTTTATTTCACCGACGACGTCAAGCGGCTGGCCGCGCGACACGCGGGACGCCGAAAAGCCGAAGTCGTGGCCGCCGATGCCATTCAGTGGGGCGATCCAGTGCTGCCTTCGGCGTTGTCGACAATTTCGCATGGGCGGCTGTTCTATCGCGGGCAGGATGCGGCTGATCTTGCTGAACATGCGACGTTGGAGGAGATCGCGCTGCTTCTATGGGAGATGAAGCGGCCTTTGCGGCTGGAAGGGCAGGGCGTCCAAAACAGGCTACCCACGCTGATGGCCGCCTTTTCCGCTTTGGCCGAGCGCGCCACAACCGACCTGCCATCGCTCGGGCGATCGCTGCCGGCGCTGCAAGGCGACGCGGAAAGCGTATTCGGCACGGTCGCCGATGCCCTGGCGCCCGGATTGTCCCATCTGCCGCTGCACCAGCGCCTGGCCGAAGCGTGGAACCGGCCGGATGCCGGCGAACTTATTCGCCGCTCTCTCGTGCTCTTAGCCGACCATGAACTCAACGCCTCGACCTTCACGGCACGGATTACCGCGTCTGCTGGTGCGACACTATCGGCGGCCGCACTTTCCGGCCTGTCGACACTGACCGGGCCGCTACATGGCAGCGCATGGCAAGGCGTGCGATCGCTAATGGACCGGGCGGCGGCTATCGGCGCTGAGGAGGCGGTCCGAAGTTATCTCGCAGAAGGGCGGCCGCTATCGGCGGTCGGTCACCCGCTGTACGCCGACGGCGATGCGCGCGCCGAGGCTCTGCTTGCCTGCTTTACGCTGCCGCCTTTGTTCGCAGACGTTCGCAAGATGGCCGAAGAGCTGGTTGGAGAACGCGTCAATGTTGATTTCGCCCTGACAGCGATGACATCGACCTACCATCTGCCGCAGGACGCGCCGCTGATCATCTTCGCGCTCGCCCGCACCGTCGGGTGGTTGGCGCACGCCATGGAGCAATCCGTGAGCGGTCATCTCATCCGGCCACGCGCACGCTACGTCGGTCCGCCGGTGGAGTGA
- a CDS encoding citrate synthase/methylcitrate synthase, producing the protein MKSGLEDIIAAETKLSDVDGAAGRLIIRGVSLDDLVASSRFEDVAALLLDGLFEQHADAASIRTQLGIARAELFAHVKAADAVLLALPPVEAMRALLARVEDGDDFATAIRLMAAPAVFLPAVLRLQNGEKPIKPDASLSQSADILRMLTGKSPTPQQTAGLDAYLVTISDHGLNASTFASRVIASTHAGLTSSVLAAISALKGPLHGGAPGPVLDMLDAVGEPENARAWLSQALDHGERLMGFGHRIYRVRDPRADALKTALRPIYASGQADAGRIALAEAIEAAALALLKERKPDRPLETNVEYYTALLLDALGFPRNAFTGVFAIGRTVGWIAHAREQMLDGRLIRPQSRYVGPLPKAA; encoded by the coding sequence ATGAAAAGTGGTCTCGAAGATATCATTGCTGCCGAAACCAAGCTTTCCGATGTGGATGGCGCCGCCGGCCGGCTGATCATCCGCGGCGTATCGCTGGACGATCTTGTCGCGAGCAGCCGTTTTGAGGATGTCGCTGCGCTATTGCTGGACGGCTTGTTCGAGCAACATGCCGACGCCGCAAGCATCCGGACGCAATTGGGTATCGCGCGCGCAGAACTGTTCGCACATGTCAAAGCGGCAGACGCAGTATTGCTGGCCCTGCCGCCGGTGGAAGCCATGCGGGCGCTGCTCGCCCGTGTCGAAGACGGCGATGATTTTGCCACCGCCATCCGCCTGATGGCGGCGCCGGCAGTCTTCCTGCCTGCTGTGCTGCGTCTTCAGAATGGTGAAAAGCCGATCAAGCCGGACGCCTCTCTATCTCAATCCGCCGACATCCTGCGCATGCTGACGGGCAAGAGCCCCACGCCACAGCAGACGGCGGGCCTCGACGCCTATCTGGTGACGATCTCAGATCATGGATTGAATGCTTCCACCTTCGCCTCTCGCGTCATCGCCTCGACCCATGCCGGCCTGACGTCATCGGTGTTGGCTGCGATCAGCGCTCTTAAGGGACCGTTGCACGGCGGTGCACCCGGTCCGGTACTCGATATGTTGGATGCTGTCGGCGAGCCGGAGAATGCCCGCGCATGGCTGTCGCAGGCGCTTGATCACGGCGAGCGGCTGATGGGCTTCGGCCATCGCATTTACCGCGTTCGCGATCCCCGTGCCGATGCTCTGAAGACGGCGCTGCGGCCGATCTATGCGAGCGGTCAGGCCGATGCCGGCCGAATTGCGCTTGCCGAGGCAATCGAAGCCGCGGCTCTGGCGCTGTTGAAGGAGCGCAAGCCCGACCGCCCGTTGGAAACCAATGTCGAATATTATACCGCGCTGCTGCTCGATGCCCTCGGCTTTCCGCGCAACGCCTTCACCGGCGTCTTTGCGATCGGCCGCACGGTGGGCTGGATTGCCCATGCGCGTGAACAGATGCTCGATGGCCGCCTGATCCGCCCGCAGTCACGTTACGTCGGGCCTTTACCGAAGGCTGCCTAG
- the glp gene encoding gephyrin-like molybdotransferase Glp, whose amino-acid sequence MSLLPVADAQERLLNRATPLHRVESVSLDMAEGRVLSKDLKARLTQPPFDASAMDGYALRFEDASEPGAELTVIGTSPAGHAFEGTVGKGEAVRIFTGAPVPAGADTVLLQEDAERLEDGRIRTTYPLRKGQHIRPRGQDFVEGETVLPAGTVMDFSRLTVAAAMNHPALDVYRRPLVAILATGDELVTPGSEPGPSQIIASNTFGIAALARSAGAHVLDLGIVPDDKAEITAAIGRAQVAKADVIVTLGGASVGDHDLVQATMLAAGMQLDFWRIAMRPGKPLMVGSLGETHVLGLPGNPVSSLVCGLLFLEPLIRKLASLPPVKREAVARTAVTLAANDQRQDYIRATLTRSADGGWLAEPFSKQDSSMMKVFARSDCLIIRPARAPELAPGLPCPVLMLRPELLS is encoded by the coding sequence ATGAGCCTTTTACCCGTTGCCGACGCTCAAGAACGCCTGCTGAATAGGGCAACGCCGCTCCATCGCGTGGAAAGCGTGTCGCTCGACATGGCTGAAGGCCGGGTTCTGTCCAAAGACCTCAAAGCTCGCCTCACGCAGCCTCCCTTTGACGCCTCTGCGATGGACGGCTACGCCCTCCGTTTCGAGGATGCCTCCGAACCGGGAGCGGAATTGACCGTGATTGGTACTTCCCCCGCAGGTCACGCCTTCGAGGGTACGGTCGGCAAGGGCGAGGCAGTGCGCATCTTCACCGGTGCGCCGGTTCCGGCCGGAGCTGATACGGTGTTGCTGCAGGAAGACGCGGAACGGCTCGAGGACGGCCGCATCCGCACGACCTATCCTTTGCGCAAGGGGCAGCATATCCGCCCGCGGGGCCAGGATTTTGTCGAAGGCGAAACGGTGCTTCCGGCGGGTACGGTGATGGATTTCTCACGGCTGACGGTTGCCGCCGCCATGAATCACCCCGCACTCGATGTCTACCGCCGCCCATTGGTCGCGATCCTCGCGACAGGCGACGAGCTGGTGACGCCCGGCAGCGAGCCCGGCCCCTCGCAGATTATCGCATCCAACACATTCGGCATTGCCGCTCTTGCCCGCAGCGCCGGCGCTCATGTGCTCGATCTCGGCATCGTCCCCGATGACAAGGCTGAAATCACCGCCGCGATCGGCCGCGCGCAGGTGGCGAAGGCCGATGTTATCGTCACGCTCGGGGGCGCCTCGGTCGGCGATCACGACCTGGTGCAGGCAACGATGCTCGCAGCCGGCATGCAGCTCGATTTCTGGCGCATCGCCATGCGGCCCGGCAAGCCGCTGATGGTTGGCAGTCTCGGCGAAACCCATGTTCTCGGATTACCCGGCAATCCGGTTTCCAGTCTCGTCTGCGGCCTGTTGTTCCTGGAACCGCTGATCCGCAAGCTCGCCTCGTTGCCGCCGGTGAAGCGTGAAGCCGTGGCTCGGACTGCCGTAACGCTCGCCGCTAACGATCAGCGCCAGGACTACATCCGGGCAACGCTGACCAGATCAGCGGATGGCGGCTGGCTTGCCGAGCCTTTTTCCAAGCAGGATTCTTCGATGATGAAGGTCTTTGCCCGCTCTGACTGCCTCATCATCCGCCCAGCGCGCGCGCCCGAGCTTGCTCCCGGCTTGCCTTGCCCTGTTCTGATGCTGCGCCCGGAGCTGCTGAGCTAA
- a CDS encoding FecR domain-containing protein, which translates to MTQANRFLGAAGVAVLCMVGTGSASAQTAGCSLRSAVSAERQTLNCEPGLSITIERGASYRLADRNRDGHVDGIVLNSKAALVDVDNNRIKGGFEVVTPQAIAAVRGTRWAVDAARGKTSVLVLRGRVAVNKVSTGQGVTLGRGQGVDVDRSRGPLRVTNWGQPRINGLMGRLGQ; encoded by the coding sequence ATGACCCAGGCAAATCGTTTTCTCGGCGCTGCGGGAGTAGCAGTACTGTGCATGGTCGGGACCGGTTCGGCCTCTGCACAAACCGCCGGCTGTTCACTGCGGTCGGCGGTCAGTGCTGAGCGCCAGACGCTGAATTGCGAGCCGGGCCTCAGCATCACCATCGAGCGCGGGGCGAGCTATCGGCTTGCCGATCGCAATCGCGACGGCCATGTGGATGGTATCGTGCTCAATAGCAAGGCGGCGCTGGTCGATGTCGACAACAACCGTATCAAAGGCGGGTTCGAAGTGGTTACGCCTCAGGCTATCGCTGCCGTCCGCGGCACACGATGGGCGGTCGACGCGGCGCGCGGCAAGACATCCGTGCTGGTGCTGCGCGGCCGCGTCGCCGTCAACAAGGTTTCGACCGGACAAGGCGTCACGCTTGGACGCGGGCAGGGGGTCGACGTCGACCGTAGCCGCGGTCCCTTGCGTGTTACCAACTGGGGACAACCACGCATTAACGGGCTGATGGGCCGCCTCGGCCAGTGA
- a CDS encoding LysE family translocator — translation MTIEAFLPLILFAFVSTITPGAATTLATASGAHFGFRRSIPVMAGCAVGLGSIACAAAAGLGGLLTALPALQITMKTLGSLYLIWLAVRIGRSGPPRLDEDMAKPTSFVAGIWMLWYNPKGWAMTIGAAASFAALASNPATLSILLGSTFCLVAAFSLSIWCALGQLLGRLLKTPWQWRALNFFLACLLVISIVPMWRG, via the coding sequence ATGACTATCGAAGCCTTTTTACCCCTGATTCTTTTTGCGTTCGTCTCGACCATCACGCCGGGCGCCGCCACGACGCTTGCCACGGCCTCCGGCGCGCATTTCGGCTTTCGCCGGTCGATACCTGTCATGGCCGGTTGCGCCGTCGGTCTTGGCTCCATCGCTTGCGCCGCGGCGGCTGGACTGGGCGGCTTGCTCACGGCTCTGCCTGCACTGCAGATCACAATGAAGACGCTTGGCTCGCTCTACCTGATCTGGCTCGCCGTACGCATAGGCCGAAGCGGGCCGCCGCGTCTCGACGAGGACATGGCGAAGCCGACAAGCTTTGTCGCCGGTATCTGGATGCTCTGGTACAATCCGAAGGGCTGGGCGATGACGATCGGCGCAGCCGCTTCTTTTGCAGCGCTGGCTAGCAACCCCGCGACTCTCTCCATTTTGCTTGGTTCGACATTTTGCCTTGTCGCCGCATTTTCGCTGTCTATTTGGTGCGCCCTTGGGCAATTGCTCGGGCGTCTGTTGAAGACACCGTGGCAGTGGCGTGCGCTCAATTTTTTCCTCGCCTGCCTGCTTGTGATTTCCATCGTTCCCATGTGGCGCGGATAA
- the gnd gene encoding phosphogluconate dehydrogenase (NAD(+)-dependent, decarboxylating): MQIGMIGLGRMGSNMVQRLMNGGHNAVVFDARPESISALEQLGATGSTSLEDFVSKLSRPRAVWLMLPAAIVDKELAKIAPLLEDGDIVIDGGNSYYHDDIRRSEELKPKGIHYVDVGTSGGVFGLQRGYCLMIGGEKATVQHLSPIFATLAPGVGDVAPSKMRSEAAASVSTAEQGYLHCGPSGAGHFVKMVHNGIEYGLMAAYAEGFNVLRHANVGLQTTEADAETAPLSHPQYYQYNLDIAEISEVWRRGSVITSWLLDLTADALHGDAALSQYAGRVSDSGEGRWTISAAIDEGVPTPVLSAALYGRFASRGNDDYANKVLSAMRAGFGGHHEKPAK, translated from the coding sequence ATGCAAATCGGAATGATTGGCCTCGGCCGTATGGGCAGCAACATGGTGCAGCGCCTGATGAATGGCGGCCACAACGCCGTTGTTTTCGACGCGCGTCCGGAAAGCATCTCGGCGCTTGAACAGCTCGGCGCCACCGGTAGCACGTCGCTCGAAGATTTCGTATCGAAGCTCTCCCGTCCCCGCGCCGTCTGGCTGATGCTGCCGGCTGCGATCGTCGACAAGGAGCTGGCCAAGATCGCCCCGCTGCTCGAAGACGGTGATATCGTCATCGACGGCGGCAATTCCTATTATCATGACGACATCCGCCGCTCCGAAGAGCTGAAGCCGAAAGGCATCCACTATGTCGACGTCGGCACAAGCGGCGGCGTTTTCGGCCTGCAGCGCGGCTATTGCCTGATGATCGGCGGCGAAAAGGCGACGGTTCAGCACCTCTCGCCGATCTTCGCGACGCTCGCTCCGGGCGTTGGCGATGTCGCTCCGTCGAAGATGCGCTCCGAAGCGGCTGCAAGCGTCAGCACCGCCGAGCAGGGCTACCTGCATTGCGGCCCGTCCGGCGCCGGGCACTTCGTCAAGATGGTTCATAACGGTATCGAATACGGCCTGATGGCTGCTTATGCCGAAGGCTTCAACGTGCTGCGTCACGCCAATGTCGGCCTGCAGACCACCGAAGCCGACGCCGAAACCGCGCCGCTGTCGCATCCGCAATATTATCAGTACAACCTCGATATCGCCGAGATCAGCGAAGTCTGGCGCCGCGGCAGCGTCATCACCTCCTGGCTGCTCGACCTCACGGCCGATGCACTGCATGGCGACGCTGCCCTTTCGCAATATGCCGGCCGCGTTTCGGATTCGGGCGAAGGCCGCTGGACGATTTCGGCTGCGATCGATGAAGGCGTGCCGACGCCGGTGCTCAGCGCCGCGCTCTACGGCCGTTTCGCCTCGCGCGGCAATGACGACTATGCCAACAAGGTGCTGTCAGCCATGCGCGCAGGTTTCGGCGGCCACCACGAGAAGCCGGCGAAGTAA